A region from the Sandaracinus amylolyticus genome encodes:
- a CDS encoding sigma-70 family RNA polymerase sigma factor: MDPRVREALERERATIWGVCYRMTGSASAADDLTQDTLVRALERPPADLDAPLRPWLVRVAVNLARDALRRRKREAYVGPWLPEPALTDASIDEVERREIASYALLVAMEHLTPHQRAVLVLRDVLELGEAETAEALESTVGSVKVALHRARKTIAEHAPAHTLSRETRVQNGVALAALLEALARGDVEATRRLLAVDVRIVQDGAGRVRAALVPVVGIEKVLTFLFNLAKITPPPIETRWIELNHTPALDARLPPRPPPIANRVVMWAELDAEGGIAVLHNLVAPEKLERLDARMGR, encoded by the coding sequence ATGGACCCGCGCGTCCGCGAGGCGCTCGAGCGCGAGCGCGCCACGATCTGGGGCGTCTGCTACCGCATGACCGGCAGCGCGAGCGCCGCGGACGATCTCACGCAGGACACGCTGGTGCGCGCGCTGGAGCGCCCGCCTGCGGATCTCGACGCGCCGCTGCGGCCGTGGCTGGTGCGCGTCGCGGTGAACCTCGCGCGCGACGCGCTGCGACGCCGCAAGCGCGAGGCCTACGTGGGCCCGTGGCTGCCCGAGCCCGCGCTCACCGACGCGAGCATCGACGAGGTCGAGCGGCGCGAGATCGCGTCGTACGCGCTGCTCGTCGCGATGGAGCACCTGACGCCGCACCAGCGCGCGGTGCTCGTGCTGCGCGACGTGCTCGAGCTCGGCGAGGCGGAGACCGCGGAGGCGCTCGAGTCCACCGTCGGGAGCGTGAAGGTCGCGCTGCACCGCGCGCGGAAGACGATCGCGGAGCACGCGCCCGCGCACACGCTCTCGCGCGAAACGCGCGTGCAGAACGGCGTCGCGCTCGCGGCGCTGCTCGAGGCGCTCGCGCGCGGCGACGTCGAAGCGACGCGTCGTTTGCTCGCGGTGGACGTGCGCATCGTGCAGGACGGCGCGGGGCGCGTTCGCGCTGCGCTCGTCCCGGTGGTCGGCATCGAGAAGGTCCTCACGTTCCTCTTCAACCTCGCGAAGATCACGCCGCCGCCGATCGAGACGCGCTGGATCGAGCTCAACCACACGCCCGCGCTCGACGCGCGCCTGCCACCGCGCCCGCCGCCGATCGCGAATCGCGTCGTCATGTGGGCCGAGCTCGACGCGGAGGGCGGCATCGCGGTGCTGCACAACCTCGTCGCGCCCGAGAAGCTCGAGCGCCTCGACGCGCGCATGGGGCGCTGA
- a CDS encoding ammonia-forming cytochrome c nitrite reductase subunit c552 — MKARLAIAVVVLGGAAIAGLAARGVAADLATPRDLHEREYVGSGECRRCHPVHHESWSRTFHRTMTQDARAPGAVLGAFDGRSIEYGGITSRMERDGARFVITSERDGGAIERVEIDRTVGSHRYQQYLARDGDAWWRLPIAWDVAEQRFFHMNAAFLTADPEGLEEGEIALEDHRRHVTRWNDNCVFCHNVAPDPGLDPITRRFTTEVAELGIGCEACHGPGSEHVARNRDPLRRYVLHGSDEPDPTIVSPARLDPARRADLCGRCHGQRITDDVDAFLAHGDPFVPGDDLALYSSPLWHDTVLSEGTLAEREGVFAARFWGDGTPRLTAYEYQGLLQSRCASEGALTCTACHGMHEGDPRGQLRAFEGDTMCAGACHAELADRSAARQHAGHADVRCVDCHMPRIVYGVRDVHRSHRIDVPRPIENADAGRTDACTLCHLERGDALLTMGIGGDPVQRAVIAAAAGRDESAAPRATRLGALLATMRDDPYPAIRHLAWRSVRALVPFDASAFTATDPRDARIAAIARIEAQIGEPIEPPFPERLAALRALARDVAIEIGE, encoded by the coding sequence ATGAAGGCACGGCTCGCGATCGCCGTCGTGGTGCTGGGCGGCGCGGCGATCGCGGGGCTCGCAGCGCGCGGCGTCGCGGCGGATCTCGCGACGCCGCGCGATCTGCACGAGCGCGAGTACGTCGGGTCGGGCGAGTGCCGTCGCTGTCATCCGGTCCACCACGAGTCCTGGTCGCGCACGTTCCACCGCACGATGACGCAGGACGCGCGCGCGCCGGGGGCGGTGCTCGGCGCGTTCGACGGTCGCAGCATCGAGTACGGCGGGATCACGTCGCGCATGGAGCGCGACGGCGCGCGCTTCGTGATCACGAGCGAGCGCGACGGCGGAGCGATCGAGCGCGTCGAGATCGATCGCACCGTCGGGTCGCATCGATACCAGCAGTACCTCGCGCGCGACGGTGACGCGTGGTGGCGCCTGCCGATCGCGTGGGACGTCGCGGAGCAGCGCTTCTTCCACATGAACGCGGCGTTCCTCACCGCCGATCCCGAGGGGCTCGAAGAAGGCGAGATCGCGCTCGAGGATCATCGCCGGCACGTCACGCGGTGGAACGACAACTGCGTCTTCTGTCACAACGTCGCGCCCGATCCCGGGCTCGATCCGATCACGCGGCGCTTCACCACCGAGGTCGCGGAGCTCGGCATCGGATGCGAGGCGTGCCACGGACCGGGCAGCGAGCACGTCGCGCGCAACCGCGATCCGCTGCGCCGCTACGTGCTGCACGGAAGCGACGAGCCGGACCCGACGATCGTGTCGCCCGCGCGCCTCGATCCCGCGCGTCGCGCCGATCTGTGCGGACGCTGTCACGGGCAGCGCATCACCGACGACGTCGATGCGTTCCTCGCGCACGGCGACCCGTTCGTGCCGGGCGACGATCTCGCGCTCTACTCGAGCCCGCTCTGGCACGACACGGTGCTGTCCGAAGGAACGCTGGCCGAGCGCGAAGGGGTGTTCGCCGCGCGATTCTGGGGCGACGGAACGCCGCGCCTCACGGCCTACGAGTACCAAGGCCTGCTCCAATCGCGATGCGCGAGCGAGGGCGCGCTGACGTGCACCGCCTGCCACGGCATGCACGAGGGCGATCCGCGCGGGCAGCTGCGCGCGTTCGAGGGCGACACGATGTGCGCGGGTGCGTGCCACGCCGAGCTCGCCGATCGCAGCGCTGCACGGCAGCACGCAGGGCACGCCGACGTTCGCTGCGTCGACTGCCACATGCCGCGCATCGTGTACGGCGTGCGCGACGTGCATCGCAGCCACCGCATCGACGTGCCGCGTCCGATCGAGAACGCGGACGCCGGTCGCACCGACGCGTGCACGCTGTGTCACCTCGAGCGCGGCGATGCGCTGCTGACGATGGGCATCGGTGGAGACCCGGTGCAGCGCGCCGTGATCGCGGCCGCGGCGGGGCGCGACGAGAGCGCGGCGCCGCGCGCGACGCGCCTCGGGGCGCTGCTCGCGACGATGCGCGACGATCCGTACCCCGCGATCCGCCACCTCGCATGGCGCAGCGTTCGCGCGCTCGTTCCGTTCGACGCGAGCGCGTTCACCGCGACCGATCCCCGCGACGCGCGCATCGCCGCGATCGCGCGCATCGAAGCGCAGATCGGCGAGCCGATCGAGCCGCCCTTCCCCGAGCGCCTCGCCGCGCTGCGCGCGCTCGCGCGCGACGTCGCGATCGAGATCGGCGAATGA
- a CDS encoding tetratricopeptide repeat protein: MNLATQVCGHCGFENPRAFRACAGCGQALGAAPRPNGRGYLGGHGERTIVGVGGPSIDTRTTDVGDSTPPPVHVEESEPSLVGQHDASGAIRTGIETSFRRGVPTLVALEGGAGSGRTRLLFHAAELAARISPEVRVMYGLCREGDGPNAPISRMILERFGVTPSSSPSAVRGQMATIVAETLRSTDAITVSETAHLLGHVSGVPFPDSPFLMPLEDRPEELRRRAREAFARFVEGDAKQRPILVLLDNVHLAENDAWDLLQVMLSVDAPIAAVIAGEPPVGDRAAQLRAAGGVVSGPIAPLAESEIGSLLHVFLPTLRHAGEPVVAALAFRSRGNPGALRELVFALLEAGFFKRTDAGLVADVAQLEGGGLPVTIEDAIEARLARLDDLERATLDRAAVVGEVASDRAVLAQMRSERRPPGNRANPATLWPDDEDEVALATALLRLEEKGFLERLEETELAGGHEYRFVHSETRHFVYRAQPAELLARRHATVAHWITVTLELQRDGVAAMAAPHLEKAGMASRAGRAYLEAAKDELATMHTQSALRHVEKALELIPADEISRRIDALHVLGSLLTTLGRYDEATSAFAEMLEVSWRVGARGKGGAALNRIARVHRMRGEEEQARALLIRALELFRAAEDLRGVASTLDDLAQVERLRGDLEGALNAATEALAIRRGHGDARGEAVSLTTLGLIEHARGNLDLAEQSFRAALEIRESIGDRAGVMQSFNTLGIVAFERGDADRAEAAWRAALQEGRKMADRRTQTFVLNNLGEALGKAGRVDEAQASLEEARALAHELGDRRAMAEIERNLGLVALRRGDERAESILQRALAMAEEYGAKEAIALAHRAVGQLRAETIFDATGQIDRRAEESFLVAIDLFRDIGNEKDAARALSDLGQHLVERGDLDSAKERLREARAIMRRIGLAELERVERTLLELG; encoded by the coding sequence ATGAACCTCGCGACCCAGGTCTGCGGACACTGCGGCTTCGAGAATCCGCGCGCGTTCCGTGCGTGCGCGGGCTGCGGCCAGGCGCTGGGCGCGGCACCGAGGCCGAACGGTCGCGGTTATCTCGGGGGGCACGGAGAGCGCACGATCGTCGGCGTCGGGGGCCCGTCGATCGACACGCGCACGACGGATGTCGGCGACAGCACGCCTCCACCGGTGCACGTCGAGGAGTCCGAGCCCTCGCTGGTCGGGCAGCACGACGCGTCGGGCGCGATCCGCACCGGCATCGAGACCTCGTTCCGGCGCGGCGTGCCCACGCTCGTCGCGCTCGAGGGCGGCGCGGGATCCGGGCGCACCCGCCTGCTCTTCCACGCGGCCGAGCTCGCCGCGCGCATCTCGCCCGAGGTCCGTGTGATGTACGGCCTCTGCCGCGAGGGCGACGGCCCGAACGCGCCGATCTCGCGCATGATCCTCGAGCGCTTCGGCGTGACTCCGTCGAGCTCTCCGAGCGCGGTGCGCGGGCAGATGGCGACGATCGTCGCCGAGACGCTGCGCTCCACCGATGCGATCACGGTGAGCGAGACCGCGCACCTGCTCGGGCACGTGTCGGGCGTGCCGTTCCCGGACTCGCCGTTCCTCATGCCGCTCGAGGATCGCCCCGAGGAGCTGCGGCGCCGCGCGCGCGAGGCGTTCGCGCGCTTCGTCGAGGGCGACGCGAAGCAGCGCCCGATCCTCGTGCTGCTCGACAACGTGCACCTCGCGGAGAACGACGCGTGGGATCTCCTGCAGGTGATGCTCTCGGTCGACGCGCCGATCGCGGCGGTGATCGCGGGCGAGCCGCCGGTCGGGGATCGCGCGGCGCAGCTGCGCGCGGCGGGCGGCGTGGTGTCGGGGCCGATCGCGCCGCTCGCGGAGAGCGAGATCGGATCGCTGCTGCACGTGTTCCTGCCGACGCTGCGCCACGCGGGCGAGCCCGTCGTCGCGGCGCTCGCGTTCCGATCGCGCGGAAACCCGGGCGCGCTGCGCGAGCTGGTGTTCGCGCTGCTCGAGGCGGGGTTCTTCAAGCGCACCGATGCGGGGCTCGTCGCGGACGTCGCGCAGCTCGAGGGCGGTGGGCTCCCGGTGACGATCGAGGACGCGATCGAGGCGCGCCTCGCGCGGCTCGACGATCTCGAGCGCGCGACGCTCGATCGCGCGGCGGTGGTCGGCGAGGTCGCGAGCGATCGCGCGGTGCTCGCGCAGATGCGATCGGAGCGCCGTCCTCCGGGCAATCGCGCGAACCCGGCGACGCTGTGGCCGGACGACGAGGACGAGGTCGCGCTCGCGACCGCGCTGCTGCGCCTCGAGGAGAAGGGCTTCCTCGAGCGGCTCGAGGAGACCGAGCTCGCGGGCGGTCACGAGTACCGCTTCGTGCACTCCGAGACGCGCCACTTCGTGTATCGCGCGCAGCCCGCGGAGCTGCTCGCGCGGAGGCACGCGACGGTCGCGCACTGGATCACGGTGACGCTCGAGCTGCAGCGCGACGGAGTCGCCGCGATGGCCGCGCCGCACCTCGAGAAAGCGGGCATGGCGAGCCGCGCGGGGCGCGCGTACCTTGAGGCCGCAAAGGACGAGCTCGCGACGATGCACACGCAGAGCGCGCTGCGTCACGTCGAGAAGGCGCTCGAGCTGATCCCGGCGGACGAGATCTCGCGGCGCATCGACGCGCTGCACGTGCTCGGCTCGCTCCTCACGACGCTCGGCCGGTACGACGAGGCGACGAGCGCGTTCGCGGAGATGCTCGAGGTGAGCTGGCGCGTGGGCGCGCGCGGCAAGGGCGGCGCCGCGCTCAACCGCATCGCGCGCGTGCACCGCATGCGCGGCGAGGAAGAGCAGGCGCGCGCGCTGCTGATCCGTGCGCTCGAGCTCTTCCGCGCGGCGGAGGATCTGCGCGGCGTCGCGAGCACGCTCGACGATCTCGCGCAGGTCGAGCGACTGCGCGGCGATCTCGAGGGCGCGCTCAACGCCGCGACCGAGGCGCTCGCGATCCGTCGCGGCCACGGCGACGCGCGCGGCGAGGCGGTCTCGCTGACGACGCTCGGCCTGATCGAGCACGCGCGCGGCAACCTCGATCTCGCGGAGCAGAGCTTCCGCGCCGCGCTCGAGATCCGCGAGTCGATCGGCGATCGCGCGGGCGTGATGCAGTCGTTCAACACGCTCGGCATCGTCGCGTTCGAGCGCGGCGACGCGGATCGTGCGGAGGCGGCGTGGCGCGCGGCGCTGCAGGAGGGCCGCAAGATGGCCGACCGCCGCACCCAGACGTTCGTGCTCAACAACCTCGGCGAGGCGCTGGGCAAGGCGGGGCGCGTCGACGAGGCGCAGGCATCGCTCGAGGAGGCGCGCGCGCTCGCGCACGAGCTCGGGGATCGCCGCGCGATGGCGGAGATCGAGCGCAACCTCGGGCTCGTCGCGCTGCGTCGCGGCGACGAGCGCGCGGAGTCGATCCTCCAGCGCGCGCTCGCGATGGCCGAGGAGTACGGCGCGAAGGAAGCCATCGCGCTCGCGCACCGCGCGGTGGGCCAGCTGCGCGCGGAGACGATCTTCGACGCGACCGGTCAGATCGATCGTCGCGCCGAGGAGAGCTTCCTCGTCGCCATCGATCTGTTCCGCGACATCGGCAACGAGAAGGACGCGGCGCGCGCGCTGTCGGATCTGGGCCAGCACCTCGTCGAGCGCGGTGATCTCGACAGCGCGAAGGAGCGCCTGCGCGAGGCGCGCGCGATCATGCGGCGCATCGGGCTCGCGGAGCTGGAGCGCGTCGAGCGGACGCTGCTCGAGCTGGGATGA
- a CDS encoding DUF808 domain-containing protein: MAGTSLLALIDDIASLLDDVATMTKVATKKTAGVLGDDLALNAEQVTGLSPDRELPVVFAVAKGSIVNKAILVPVALAISAIAPWAVTPLLMIGGAFLCYEGFEKVWHKLTHRDEPEHAAHEHAVADPAVDLVAFEKEKIKGAVRTDFVLSAEIIVISLGTLTHASFGHQVAVLVAISAVMTVGVYGLVAAIVKLDDAGLALRAKSSGVARAIGGGILRGAPWLMRGLGVAGTIAMFLVGGGILTHGIPGFEHIVDLATHAGPLAWAVPTLIDFVTGVLAGAVLVAIATLVQRLRGGVAEQAE; encoded by the coding sequence GTGGCAGGAACGAGCCTACTCGCACTGATCGACGACATCGCCAGCTTGCTCGACGACGTCGCGACGATGACCAAGGTCGCGACGAAGAAGACGGCCGGCGTGCTCGGGGACGACCTCGCGCTGAACGCGGAGCAGGTCACCGGACTCTCGCCCGATCGCGAGCTGCCGGTGGTCTTCGCGGTCGCGAAGGGATCCATCGTCAACAAAGCCATCCTCGTCCCGGTCGCGCTCGCGATCAGCGCGATCGCGCCGTGGGCCGTGACGCCGCTCCTGATGATCGGCGGCGCGTTCCTCTGTTACGAGGGGTTCGAGAAGGTCTGGCACAAGCTCACGCACCGCGACGAGCCCGAGCACGCCGCGCACGAGCACGCGGTCGCGGATCCCGCGGTCGATCTCGTCGCGTTCGAGAAGGAGAAGATCAAGGGCGCGGTGCGCACCGACTTCGTGCTCTCCGCGGAGATCATCGTGATCTCGCTGGGCACGCTCACGCACGCGTCCTTCGGGCACCAGGTCGCCGTGCTCGTGGCGATCTCCGCGGTGATGACCGTCGGTGTCTACGGGCTCGTCGCCGCGATCGTGAAGCTCGACGACGCGGGGCTCGCGCTCCGCGCGAAGTCGAGCGGCGTGGCGCGCGCGATCGGCGGCGGCATCCTGCGAGGCGCGCCGTGGCTCATGCGAGGGCTCGGCGTCGCCGGGACGATCGCGATGTTCCTCGTCGGCGGCGGGATCCTCACCCACGGCATCCCGGGCTTCGAGCACATCGTCGATCTCGCGACGCACGCGGGGCCGCTCGCCTGGGCGGTCCCGACGCTGATCGACTTCGTGACCGGCGTGCTCGCGGGCGCGGTGCTCGTCGCGATCGCGACGCTCGTGCAGCGCCTGCGCGGCGGGGTGGCCGAGCAGGCCGAGTGA